The Thalassotalea sediminis genome includes the window CTTAAAAGTCATATTCTTGATGTCGACCAACGTATCTGACATGGTTTATTTTTCTATTAAACTATCCATACTTTAAGTGCCTGTAATTCTACCTGACTGCAACAAATACTTCATCCGATATTCATAAATTAATCTGTCTAAATTACGTGAGTAAATGTTGGTAATCGTAAGAAAGTGTAAGAATTGAACAAAAATCAACCAAACCTACAAGCATTAATCCATTAAATACATTAACATTGCCATCATTAAGACGCTTAATTTGGTCAATATTTGTAAAAATTCATCATCAATGACACTTTTTTATCAATCTTCGAGCAATAACTCTTTTTTTTTCTCTTACAACGGGCGACAATTTACCCCTTAATTTTGGAGTGATGAATGTTATTACAGATTTTTATTTTGCTGGTGTCTTTAATTGTCTTAGTGTGGAGTGCTGATAAGTTTGTTTTAGGCGCCTCTTCTCTCGCTAGAAATATTGGTATATCGCCAATGATTATTGGTCTAACAATCGTGGCTATGGGATCTTCGGCCCCAGAAATGATGATTGCGGGTACGGCCTCACTGCAAGGCAACCCAGACACAGCGATCGGCAATGCTATTGGTTCTAATATTACGAATATTGCCTTAGTACTAGGTATAACAGCATTACTACATCCACTATCTGTTTCATCAAGCACGATCAAACGCGAGCTTCCTATTGTTTTAGGTATTACAGCTATTGCTTATTGGTTTGTCGCCGATAGCCATTTAAGCTTCTGGGAAGGGCTAATTCTTATTATTGGCTTTTTTGCTTATATACTCGCTTTACTTTTCATTACCCTTCGTCGTTCTAAAACGCACCCTCTTGATGATGCTATGCTTATAGAGGCCGAACAGGAAGTCCCAGAAGCGATACCTACGTCTAATTCCATTTTTTGGTTAGTCATCGGTATTATATTGTTACCACTAAGCGCCTCTTATTTAGTCGAATCATCGGTCTTCATTGCTAAGGCGTTCGGCATTAGTGATCTTGTCATAGGCTTAACCGTCATTGCAATTGGTACCAGCCTACCTGAGTTAGCTGCAAGTATTATGAGTATTGTCAAAAAAGAAGATGACTTAGCGCTGGGTAATATTATAGGTTCTAATATCTTTAATATTTTAGCTGTTTTATCACTCGCAGGTTTGATTGCCCCTGGAGAAATAGATCCAGAGGCTTCATATCGTGATGCTCCATATATGCTAGGTGTAACGTTGCTACTATTTTTACTTTGTTTTACCCGAAAACTTGGCAATTTTCGAATTACACGTATGAAAGGTGTCATGTTACTTATTTCCTTTGTCGCTTATCAATTGTTATTGTTTAGCCAAATAAAGCATTAGATTGTTACTATGAGTTCATTCAGTAAAATAGCCAAAGACGTTATCAATATTGAATCTCAAGCCATAAATGAGCTTGCGCAATATATCGATAGTAATTTTGAAAAAGCATGCCAATTAATGATGCAAACGACGGGTCGCGTCATTGTGATAGGCATGGGTAAGTCAGGCCATGTTGGCGGAAAAATTGCTGCAACATTTGCTAGCACAGGTACACCTGCATTTTTTGTTCACCCTGGTGAAGCCAGTCATGGCGACTTAGGCATGATCACAGCACAAGATGTAGTACTGGCGATTTCAAATTCAGGTGAAACAGGTGAAGTGCTCGCGATATTGCCTGTAATTAAACGTATTGGCGCAAAACTTGTTGCAATGAGCAGCAACCCAACATCGACGCTAGCGAAACTAAGTGATACGCACGTATGTATCAAGGTAACGCAGGAAGCTTGTCCACTTGGTTTAGCGCCAACGTCAAGTACGACAGCAACCTTGGTCATGGGTGATGCTATTGCAGTAGCACTGTTGAATGCACGAGGCTTTACCGCTGACGATTTTGCATTATCTCACCCTGGTGGCAGCTTAGGAAAACGATTACTATTGAGATTGCAAGATATCATGCATACTGGTGAACGTTTGCCTGTTGTAGACCAATCGGTAAAAATCAAAGATGCGTTAGTAGAGATGTCACTC containing:
- a CDS encoding calcium/sodium antiporter: MLLQIFILLVSLIVLVWSADKFVLGASSLARNIGISPMIIGLTIVAMGSSAPEMMIAGTASLQGNPDTAIGNAIGSNITNIALVLGITALLHPLSVSSSTIKRELPIVLGITAIAYWFVADSHLSFWEGLILIIGFFAYILALLFITLRRSKTHPLDDAMLIEAEQEVPEAIPTSNSIFWLVIGIILLPLSASYLVESSVFIAKAFGISDLVIGLTVIAIGTSLPELAASIMSIVKKEDDLALGNIIGSNIFNILAVLSLAGLIAPGEIDPEASYRDAPYMLGVTLLLFLLCFTRKLGNFRITRMKGVMLLISFVAYQLLLFSQIKH
- a CDS encoding KpsF/GutQ family sugar-phosphate isomerase, which gives rise to MSSFSKIAKDVINIESQAINELAQYIDSNFEKACQLMMQTTGRVIVIGMGKSGHVGGKIAATFASTGTPAFFVHPGEASHGDLGMITAQDVVLAISNSGETGEVLAILPVIKRIGAKLVAMSSNPTSTLAKLSDTHVCIKVTQEACPLGLAPTSSTTATLVMGDAIAVALLNARGFTADDFALSHPGGSLGKRLLLRLQDIMHTGERLPVVDQSVKIKDALVEMSLKGLGMTAVINSDGSLIGLFTDGDLRRILDARVDIHSDEIATVMTKAPTTASKDMLAAEALKVMEDKKINGLIIVDQHNAPIGAMNMHDLLKSGVL